One window of Trifolium pratense cultivar HEN17-A07 linkage group LG5, ARS_RC_1.1, whole genome shotgun sequence genomic DNA carries:
- the LOC123882898 gene encoding 30S ribosomal protein S16-2, chloroplastic/mitochondrial: MVVRIRLSRLGCKNKPFYRVMAADSRSPRDGKHLEVLGYYNPLPGQDGGKRMGINFDRVKYWLSVGAQPSNPVERLLFRAGLLPPPPTVAMARKGGPRDTRPVDALTGRVIGEQKPSNSNK, encoded by the exons ATGGTGGTTAGGATTCGGCTATCACGTTTAGGATGCAAAAATAAACCATTCTATCGTGTCATGGCTGCCGATAGCAGATCTCCGAGAGACGGTAAACATCTCGAAGTTCTCGGTTACTACAATCCTCTACCTGGTCAAGATGGTGGCAAAAGAATGGGTATCAACTTTGATAGAGTCAA gtATTGGCTTTCTGTTGGAGCTCAACCGTCGAATCCTGTTGAGCGTCTTCTGTTTCGAGCTGGGCTACTTCCTCCACCACCGACTGTGGCTATGGCGCGCAAAGGTGGACCACGCGACACACGTCCTGTTGATGCTTTAACCGGCCGTGTCATTGGTGAACAGAAGCCTTCTAATTCCAACAAGTGA
- the LOC123882899 gene encoding uncharacterized acetyltransferase At3g50280-like — protein sequence MCSSSLNKFMGVVRILSSDTIKATKSNNHTIDLTPWDLQFLTASPNKKGLLYHHHHHHHHQIVANQIQRLRHSLSSSLSFFQPLAGCLEITEHEDSVASCSIKCNNAGVLFIHAAAENTSVADILRPTYVPSIVNSFFAFNGVRNYEGTSQPLLAVQVTELVDGIFIGCTFNHVAVDGNSMWHFINSWAKISRGSCDQISKPPILEHWFPNGIQRPIQFPFTMEPQNNSSDTLSLSSSDEEELCISERLFHFKKEKIVQLRSKVNAEIGSSTNKISSLQALLTHLWCSVIRSKQLNPQEEVHLMFMIGVRPRFVPPLLEDYFGNAIIGCGIKMKVGELLKEGGQCKGALEMNKLIATHSNEMLKNHYESWLKHPSFVKLAGMTNNNFLAIGHSPWFDVYGNDFGWGKPVAVHNGNKINGLVNVFAGIEEGSIDLRVCLPYKNLETMGNDPQFMAIVSN from the coding sequence ATGTGTTCATCAAGCCTCAACAAATTTATGGGTGTTGTTCGAATCCTCTCTTCTGATACAATCAAGGcaacaaaatcaaataatcaTACAATTGATTTGACTCCATGGGATCTTCAGTTTCTAACTGCTTCACCCAACAAAAAGGGTCttctttatcatcatcatcatcatcatcatcatcagataGTAGCAAACCAAATCCAACGGCTAAGACACTCTTTATCATCTTCTCTTTCCTTTTTTCAACCTTTAGCAGGTTGTCTTGAAATAACGGAACACGAAGATAGTGTTGCTTCGTGTTCCATAAAGTGCAACAATGCAGGTGTACTCTTTATCCATGCAGCAGCAGAAAATACTTCTGTTGCTGACATTCTTAGACCTACTTATGTTCCTTCGATTGTCAATTCATTTTTTGCTTTTAACGGAGTTAGAAACTACGAAGGCACGTCACAACCATTGTTGGCAGTGCAAGTCACAGAGCTAGTTGACGGCATCTTCATTGGTTGTACATTCAACCATGTGGCAGTTGACGGAAATTCCATGTGGCATTTTATCAATTCATGGGCCAAAATCTCACGCGGTTCTTGTGATCAAATATCCAAACCTCCAATACTTGAGCATTGGTTTCCAAATGGCATTCAACGTCCCATACAATTTCCTTTCACTATGGAGCCACAAAATAATTCCTCTGATACGCTGAGTCTTTCATCATCTGATGAAGAAGAACTCTGTATATCAGAGAGGTTATTCCATTTCAAAAAGGAGAAAATCGTGCAACTAAGATCGAAAGTCAATGCAGAGATTGGTAGTAGTACCAATAAAATATCTTCTCTACAAGCGCTTTTAACTCACCTTTGGTGTTCTGTGATCCGTTCCAAACAACTTAACCCACAAGAAGAAGTCCATCTTATGTTCATGATAGGAGTTAGACCAAGATTTGTTCCACCATTGCTAGAAGATTATTTTGGAAATGCAATTATAGGTTGTGGGATTAAAATGAAAGTTGGGGAGTTATTGAAGGAAGGTGGACAATGTAAAGGTGCTTTGGAGATGAACAAGTTAATTGCTACACACTCTAATGAGATGTTGAAGAATCACTATGAATCTTGGTTGAAACATCCAAGTTTCGTTAAGCTTGCCGGCATGACAAATAATAATTTCTTGGCCATTGGCCATTCACCTTGGTTTGATGTTTATGGTAATGATTTTGGATGGGGAAAGCCAGTTGCAGTTCATaatggaaataaaataaatggattAGTTAATGTGTTTGCTGGAATAGAAGAAGGTAGTATTGATCTTAGAGTGTGTCTTCCGTATAAGAATTTGGAAACAATGGGAAATGACCCTCAATTTATGGCTATTGTTTCCAACTAA
- the LOC123886067 gene encoding BTB/POZ domain and ankyrin repeat-containing protein NPR1, which produces MYKRTRICDSNEISNSSGICCITNNADVNSIVTDNTITPLYLLSDNLASILDVADFDFFSDAKIITGDCKQVSVHRCILSARSSFFKNMFGGTKEKVTKRIDLKEVAKDYDVGFDALNVVLRYLYSGKVEHSLSAKGVCVCVDDDCSHFGCWPVVDFLLQLLYASFTFEISELIALYQDHLLNIFDKIAIDDMLKVLSVANICGKTCDKLLTRCTERIVNSNVDITTLEKSLPQPVSKQIIHKRNELGLNISETLNLLHKHVNRIHRALDSDDVELVRLLLKEGHTTLDEAHALHYAVAYCDVKTTTELLDLGLADVNHKNNRGYSVLHVAATRKEPKIMVSLLTKGAQPSELTLDGRKALQISKRCTKAVNYYKFTEDGNISSNDRLCIEILEQAERREPLLGEASLSLAMAGDDLRMKLLYLENRVGLAKLLFPMEAKVVLDITQIDGTSEFTPNLGGCQRTTMDLNEAPFKIKEEHLIRMKALSRSVELGKRFFPRCSAVLNKIMDADDLLQLACMGNDSPEDRQAKRRRYVELQEVLNKVFHEDKEEYDRSAISSSSSSTSIGIARPNNSKIATKN; this is translated from the exons ATGTACAAGAGAACTCGAATCTGTGATTCAAACGAAATCAGCAACAGCAGTGGCATATGCTGCATAACTAACAATGCAGATGTCAATTCAATTGTTACAGATAACACAATCACACCACTATATCTTCTCTCAGACAATCTAGCATCAATCCTAGATGTTGCAGACTTTGACTTCTTTTCCGATGCAAAGATCATCACCGGTGACTGTAAACAAGTTTCGGTGCACCGGTGTATTCTCTCGGCGAGGAGTAGTTTCTTTAAGAACATGTTTGGTGGAACAAAAGAGAAAGTTACAAAGAGGATTGATTTGAAGGAAGTTGCTAAGGATTATGATGTTGGGTTTGATGCACTTAATGTTGTTCTGCGTTATTTGTATAGTGGCAAAGTTGAACACTCTTTGTCTGCTAAaggtgtttgtgtttgtgtggATGATGATTGTTCTCATTTTGGGTGTTGGCCTGTTGTTGATTTCTTGCTTCAACTGCTTTATGCTTCATTCACTTTTGAAATATCTGAATTGATTGCTCTTTATCAG GATCATCTACTAAACATTTTTGACAAGATTGCAATAGATGACATGTTAAAGGTTCTTTCTGTAGCAAATATATGTGGTAAAACATGTGATAAACTGCTAACAAGGTGCACAGAGAGAATTGTTAATTCCAATGTTGATATCACTACTCTTGAAAAATCACTTCCTCAACCTGTATCGAAACAAATAATCCACAAACGAAACGAACTCGGCTTAAACATATCCGAAACTTTAAATCTTCTACATAAACATGTTAACAGAATACATAGAGCACTAGATTCAGATGATGTAGAATTAGTGAGGTTACTTTTGAAAGAAGGACACACTACTCTAGATGAGGCTCATGCACTTCACTATGCAGTTGCATATTGTGATGTGAAAACTACTACTGAGCTTCTTGATCTTGGACTTGCTGATGTAAATCATAAAAACAATAGGGGTTATAGCGTGCTTCATGTCGCTGCAACAAGAAAAGAACCGAAGATTATGGTGTCTCTTTTAACAAAAGGAGCTCAGCCTTCTGAACTCACTTTGGATGGTAGAAAAGCTCTTCAGATTTCGAAGCGTTGTACAAAAGCTgtgaattattataaatttacaGAAGATGGAAACATTTCGTCGAATGATCGATTGTGTATAGAGATATTGGAGCAAGCTGAGAGACGGGAGCCTTTACTTGGGGAGGCTTCTCTTTCTCTTGCTATGGCCGGGGATGATTTGCGTATGAAATTGTTGTACCTAGAAAATCGAG TTGGACTAGCAAAACTGTTGTTTCCCATGGAAGCAAAGGTTGTGTTGGATATTACTCAAATTGATGGCACATCTGAATTTACTCCAAACTTGGGTGGTTGCCAGAGGACAACTATGGACCTAAATGAGGCACCTTTCAAAATAAAAGAGGAGCATCTAATTAGGATGAAGGCACTGTCTAGATCAG TGGAGTTAGGGAAACGCTTCTTCCCTCGTTGCTCAGCAGTGTTGAACAAGATCATGGATGCCGATGACCTATTGCAACTTGCGTGTATGGGTAATGACAGCCCCGAAGATCGACAAGCGAAGCGAAGACGGTACGTGGAGCTTCAAGAAGTTCTTAATAAAGTATTCCATGAAGACAAAGAGGAGTATGATAGATCTGCCATTTCTTCATCATCCTCATCCACATCAATAGGAATTGCAAGGCCTAATAATAGTAAGATAGCAACGAAGAATTAG